The genomic segment GCGCTCTGGTGCCTGGGGCTGGTCGCCGTGCTCTGGCTGATCCTGAACCGCCATGTCTTTGGCGCAAACGTCATGTTCACCGGGGATAACGTCCAAACTGCCAGGGCCATGGGCATCAACGTGGGAAAGACGAAAATCGGGGCGTTCATGCTTCTGGGCGCACTGACCGCTCTGAGCGGGTCCATGGTCTGCATGGAAATGGCCAACTGGTGGCCAACCCAAGGTGAGGGCTATCTGCTGCCGGTCTTTGCCGCGATCTTTGTCGGCGGAACGTCTGTGTTCGGCGGCACGGGAACCATCGTAGGTACACTGATCGGGGCGGTGATCATCGGGATGCTCGAGGCGGGCATTGTCAGCGCCGGCTTTTCCGGTTTCTGGACCCGGATGGCCTACGGAGTGATCGTCGTGGGCTCGGTTTCCGTCTACGCCTGGATGGACCGCAGCCGGGCGAAATTGCAGCCGTAACCTTCAGCCAAGGAAATGTCTCCATGACAACGCCAAAACCCCCATGTTTCGCCCAATTCGAAAACTGGGCGGAAAAGAGTCTTTTGGATCTGGATACGGCACGTCGTGAGGGCGTAAAAATCGCCGGGGTGTTTTGCACCTACGCGCCTCTGGAGCTGGTCCGGGCCGCCGGGGCCGTGCCCGTTTCCCTGTGTGGTAAACGGCAAGATCCCATCAGCGCGGCGGAAAGGCAACTCCCGGCCAACCTCTGTCCGCTGATCAAATCCAGTTACGGTTATGCCGTTACGGATACCTGCCCGTTCCTGGCGGCCAGTGATTTCATCCTTGGCGAGACCACCTGCGACGGCAAGAAAAAAATGTTTGAGCTGCTCCAGAAAATCAAACCGCTGCACCTGCTCCATCTGCCCTATCTCCAGGACGACGAGACGGCCCTGACCTTCTGGATGGATCAGATCCGGCGAATGCAAGCCTTCCTGGAACAGACCACCGGGCAGTTGATCACCCCGGACCGGGTCCGGCAACAGATTCATGACGCAAATCGCGTGCGCGAGCTTTTGAAAAAGATTGCCTACATGGCCAGTGATCATCCGGTTCCACTTTCCGGTCAAGACGCCATGCGCGTTTTCGAGAGTTCCTCGTTTGTCGTGAATCTGACCGCGTTTACTGAATTGCTGGAAACCCTGCTTCAGGAATTGGCAGTGATGAAAGCCCAAGGCATTTCCGTTTGCCCAGCTGATGCCCCACGCATCCTGCTGACCGGATGCCCGGTGGGCAAGGGGTCGGACAAGGTCTTGAAACTGATCGAGGACAGTGGGGCCGTGGTGGTCTGCCTGGAAAACTGCACCGGATTCAAGAACTTCGATCTTCTGGTGGAGGAGAGTGGCGATCCGTTCGAGGCCCTGGCCCGCCGCTACCTGCGCATTCCCTGCTCCTGCATGTCCCCCAATCAAGGCCGTTTCGAGCTGATCTCCAGACTGACCCGGGATTTCAAGGTCCAAGGCATTGTCGACCAGACCTGGCAATGCTGCCACACCTACAACGTCGAAGCCCACGGAATAAAAAACCTGGCGGAGCAAAGCCTGAACATCCCGTTCCTGCATATTGAAACCGACTACTCAGAGTCGGATACGGAACAGCTCCGGACTCGCATTGAGGCGTTTTTGGAAGTGGTGGCCATGGGCCGGCCATTATGAATTTCTGAAAGGAGGAGTCATGGCCGCGATCATTTATGATCCTGTTCAGTTCAACAAGAAGCTGGAAAAGATGCATTTGGCCGGTGGGAAGGCGGGTGTTGCCGCGCGGCAGGCCGAGGAGCTGATTCAGGAGTTGGCCGGCAGCGACAATCTGGATCAGAAACTGAGCAGCAAGCTGACCAAGAACGGCGAGGCCAGGATGGAGAA from the Desulfonatronum thioautotrophicum genome contains:
- a CDS encoding double-cubane-cluster-containing anaerobic reductase, which encodes MTTPKPPCFAQFENWAEKSLLDLDTARREGVKIAGVFCTYAPLELVRAAGAVPVSLCGKRQDPISAAERQLPANLCPLIKSSYGYAVTDTCPFLAASDFILGETTCDGKKKMFELLQKIKPLHLLHLPYLQDDETALTFWMDQIRRMQAFLEQTTGQLITPDRVRQQIHDANRVRELLKKIAYMASDHPVPLSGQDAMRVFESSSFVVNLTAFTELLETLLQELAVMKAQGISVCPADAPRILLTGCPVGKGSDKVLKLIEDSGAVVVCLENCTGFKNFDLLVEESGDPFEALARRYLRIPCSCMSPNQGRFELISRLTRDFKVQGIVDQTWQCCHTYNVEAHGIKNLAEQSLNIPFLHIETDYSESDTEQLRTRIEAFLEVVAMGRPL